A segment of the Streptomyces pactum genome:
GTGATCCTCGGGGGCTCGGGCGCTTCGGAGGCGAGGAGCGTCCGGACGTACCGGGAGCCGATGAATCCGGCGGCGCCGGTGACCAGGAGGTTCATTGACGGTGGTGTGCCTTGCTGCTCTGTGCTTTGCCGCGGTCGGAAGGGGCCCGGGGTACGGGACGCCTGCGACGTTACCGTCGTACGCTTCGTGGTCCGCGACCGGCCCGGACGCGCACCGCGCCGGCACATGGCCGGCGCGCTGGGGTCTTCCGTCACCCTCGGGAGGCGGTCAGTCCTCGCCCCTGACGATGTTGGACTCCTGGCCCGCCTGCGGTGCGCGTGCGACGCCGCCGTCCTCGACGGCCGGTATCCAGGTGCGCAGGGCACCTTTGCTCCGCAGGCGGCGGGCTTTCGACCAGCCTGTCTCCAGGCGACGGACAACGGGTTTCTCACTGGTGTCCGTGGTCACGAGGCATCATCTTCCTTCTGCGTCCGGTGCCGTTGCCGTGCGGGTCCCCGGCGGTGTCGGCGCGAAACACCGGGCGCCGATGCCGCTACGGGTTCGGCCTGGCCACACTGATGTCGCCCAGCGCCGACTCCGGGTCGCGCTCCATGGCCAGGTCGCCGAGGGAGACGATGCCGACGGGGCGCCCGTCGTCGACGACCGGGACCCGGCGTACGGCGTGCTCGCGCATCAGCTCGACGGCGTGGTTCAGCTCGTCGTCGGGCCGTACGGTCACCACCTCGTCGCTGCACGCGCCGGCCACGGTGGTCTGCTCCGGGTCGCCGCCCTCCGCGACGGACCGGACCACCAGGTCACGGTCGGTGACCAGTCCGCGCAGTCGGTCGCCGTCGGTGACCAGCACGGCGCCCAGATCCCGGTCGCGCATGATGCGGGCCACCGCGGTGACAGAGGTCTGCGGCTCCACCGTCACCGGGTCGCCGGTCATGATGTCGCGGACGTACTGGGTCATGTCGTGGTCCCTCGTTTCCTCGCTCGCTCGTGGTGTGGCACGCCCGGGTACCCGGCGCGACGGGGCCGGCACCTCGTCGGCGATGTGGATTCGCGCGGCGCCGTACCGGGGAGGGCCGGTGCCGATCCGCGAGGCGCCGTGCCGGGGAGCCGGTGCCGGTCGGAGGGTCCTCGCAGGCGCCGGTGCTCAGCCGCCCACCTGGACCTCGCTCCAGACCTGCTTGCCCCCGCTGACCGGCAGCGTCCCCCACGCCGCCGACATCGCCTCGACCAGGAGGATGCCGCGTCCGCCCGTCGCCTCCCAGCCGATGCTGGTCGGCTTGGCGGGCGTCCGGGGCGAGGCGTCGGCGACCGCGAGGCGCAGCCGGCCGCTGATCAGGGTGAGGTCGAGGCGGACCTTGCCGTCGGTGTGCACCAGGGCGTTGGTGACCAGTTCGGAGACGATCAGGAGGACGCCGTCGATGTCGTCGTCCGGCACCCCCCAGGAGCGCAGGGTGCGGCGGGTGAAGCGGCGGGCGTGCCGCACGGCCTCGGGCAGCCGCCACACCGACCAGCTCTCCCGCAGCGGGCGCAGGGCCATGCCGTCGTAGCGCACCAGGAGCAGGGCGACGTCGTCGCTGCGGCGGGCGTTGCCGAGCAGGGCGTCGGCGACGAGCCCGAGGTGGGCGGGGTCGGAGGCGGCCAGGGCGTGCGCGAACCGGTGCATGCCCTCGTCGATGTCGGCGTCGTGGGACTCCACGAGGCCGTCCGTGGTGAGGCCGATCAGCGTGCCGGGCCGCAGCCCGAGCGGGCTCATCGGGAAGTCGGCCTGGGTCATCACGCCCAGCGGCGGGCCGCCCTCCACCTCCGCGATCTCCGTCGTGCCGTCGGAGTGACGCAGTACCGGCGGCGGATGACCGGCCCGGACGCACCAGGCGGAACCCGCCTCCATGTCGAGGTCGACGTAGACGCAGGTGGCGAAGAGGTCGCTCTCCATGTCCATCAGCAGCCGGTTGGCGTGGGAGACCACCACGTCCGGGGGATGGCCCTCGACGGCGTAGGCGCGCAGGGCCGTGCGCATCTGGCCCATGAGGGTGGCGGCGCCGGCGCTGTGGCCCTGGACGTCGCCGATGACGAGGGCGACGTGGTGGTCGGGCAGCGGGATCACGTCGTACCAGTCGCCGCCCAGCTCCAGTCCGGCCGTGCTGGGCAGGTAGCGGGCGACGGCGACCGCGCCGGGCAGTTTGGGCAGGCGGCGCGGCAGCAGTTGGCGCTGGAGCATGCCGACGAGCTCGTGCTCGGCGTCGAAGGCGTGGGCGCGCATCAGAGCCTGCCCGGCGAGGCCGGCGGAGGCGGTGAGCAGGGCGCGTTCGTCGGGGCCGAAGTCGTGCGGGGTGTCCCAGCCGATGAGACAGGCACCGGCCATCCGCCCGCCGGCGGGCAGCGGCAGCACGGCGAGGCCGCCGGGGCCGACGTCGGCGAGGGCGGGTTCCAGGTCGCCGCCGGTGCCGGCGGGCCAGATCCGGGCCCGGCCCTCGCGCAGTGCGGCGGCGAGGGTGGGCATGGCCCGAACGGGCGCGTCGGGCCACTCGGTGCGCCACTCCAGCCGCCACAGCTCGGGCCAGGACTCGGGCTCGGGCGGGTCCAGGACGGTGACGACGAGCCGGTCGTTCTCCAGCTCGGCCAGCGCGATCCGGTCGGCGCGCAACGGCTTGCGCAGCGCGGCGACCACGGCGTGGCTGACGTCGCGGACGGTGCCGGCGGTGGCCAGCGCGGCGGCCAGACGCTGGATGCGGGCCACGTCCGTCACGTCGGGGCGCAGGGTGGAGGCGTCGGCGACGGTACCGACGAGGCGGGCCGGCCTGCCCTCGCCGCCGGGCAGCAGGCGCCCGCTCAGCCGGAGCCACTTCGGCGGGCCGGTGGGCTGGAGCACCCGGAACTCCAGCTCGCGATCGCCGATGGACATGTGGTCGGCCTCCGTCACCGACATCAGCGAGGGAAGGTCCTCGGGCACGGTCAGTCCGAGCAGCGTCTCGACCTTGCCGTCGAACTCGCCCGGAGCGAGACCGAACAGTCGCAGGATGTCGTCACCGATCTCGACCCGGCCGGTGTCCATGGCCAGGGTGAAGGCACCCGGCTGCAGCGCGTCGCCCTCGCCGGCCGCGGCCGGGACGGGGGAGGTCACGGCGTCGGCGATCAGTTGGAGGCAGGCGCGGTCGTCGGCGTCGAATCCCTCGGGGCGTTCGGTCAGGGCGAGCAGGCACCCGCCGCCGTTGCCGCGCACGGGAACGGCGGCGAGGGAGAAACCGCTCGACGGCACGCGGCGCGACTCGGCCGATCCGGCGAACTCCTCGGGCCCGAGCCACACCGGCCTCCCGCCCCGGTGGGCGTCGGCGACCGGGGAACCGCCGGCGGCGGGATAGCTGTCGCGCACGCCGTACAGGGTTCGCGGCACGCCGACCGATTCGGCCAGGCAGAGCAGCTCTCGGTTCTCGCCGGGTGTGTAGAGGGCGGTGAAGGAGGCACCCGCGAAGACCAGCGCCTGTTCGAGGACGCGGCGCAGCCGCTCGTCCGGGTCCGGGCCGGACGCGATCGCCCTCAGGGCACCCTTGGCACGCGGCGTTCTCGATTCGCGTTCCGCAGCGCCCTCACTGACCACGCCGCCATTACAGCGCTTATGGGACACCTGCGCAGCCCCTGCGGGCGGGGAACTCGACGACCAGAGGCCTGGAAGGGGCTCGCGGACACGGTACGGACCCCGGTCGGCGGTACAACGCGCTCCACCCCCGCGGGAACGTGCCGATGTGACGCTCGCCGTGCGCGGTGGGCCCACGGGGAGGAGATTTGAACCGGGGCCCGGCGCACCGCGCGACCGTACGAGGAGGTGGTCGGCGTGTCCGACGATCGGCCGCCGTCACCGGCGCCCCCCGCCGCGAGGGAATCGGGCGGCCAACCGGTGCTGTCGCTGGCGCTGGCCTCGATGATGGAGGAGGTCCACGCGCACTCCGGGGCCGTGTACCTGCTCGGCGCGGATCCCCCGTTGCTGGAGATGGCGGTGATGGCGGGGCTGCCGAGGGCGTTCGCGGCGCCCTGGGAACGGGTCGCCCTGCACGCGCCGATCCCGGTGGCGGACGCCGTACGTGAGCGACGGCTGGTCTGGGTCGGCGACGGGGAGGAGATGGCCCGGCGCTACCCTCGCGTCGCCGTGGTCCTGCCCTACCCGTTCGCCCTGGTCGCGCTGCCCGTCGCGACCGAGTCCACGACGTACGGCGCGGTCTTCCTGACCTGGCCCGGTACCCGCCCCGCGGAGCTGTCCGACCGTGAGCGCGAGCAGTTGACGGCGGCCTGCGCACGGCTCGCGCTCCGCCTGGAGCGGGCGACCGCGGCGAGCCTGCCCATACAACCCGAACCCGATCTGCTGGCCGCCCCGGTGGTGGGGGGCGTGCCGGGCACTCTCGGTTCACTGGAGGCCGTGCGGATGGTGGGCCGCCTGCCCTACGGCCTGTGCTCCCTGGACCTGCACGGCCGGGTCGGCTTCGCCAATCCGGCGGCTGCCGAGCTCATGGACATACCGGTCAGCAGGCTGCTGGGCACCCACCTGTGGACGTCCGTGCCGTGGCTGAACGACCCGGTCTACGAAGACCGGTACCGGGCCGCGCTGCTCAGCCAGCAGACGACCTCCTTCGTCGCGCTGCGCCCGCCCGGCGACTGGCTGTCGTTCCGGCTGTACCCGACCAGGACCGGGCTCAGCGTCCGCATCAGCCGGGCGCGGGGCGTGTCGCGGCCGGGTCCGGCCGAGCCGGTGCCGGACGAGGCCGCGCCGCCCCGGCTGGTGACCATCTCGCAGGTGGTCAGTCTGACGGGCGCGCTGTCCGAGGCGGTGGGCGTGCGGGACGTGGTGCAGTTGATCGCGGACGAGATCGCCCCGACCGTGGGCAGCCAGGGTCTGATCGTCCTCGCCTCGCGGGCGGGGCGGCTGCACGTCCTGGGGCACCGGGGATATCCGGACCCGTTCACCGCGGAACGCTTCGACGGCACGCCGCTCACCGAGCGGATCCCGAGCGCGCAGGTCCTGCGGACGGGGGTGCCCGCCTTCTTCGAGTCCTGGGACCAACTGGAGCGGCTGTACCCGGCGCGACGTGGTACGCACGACGGCTTCGCGGCCTGGGCCTTCCTGCCGCTGATCGCCTCGGGCAGGACGGTCGGCACCTGCGTGCTCGCCTACGAGCGGCCGCACTCCTTCACGACGGAGGAGCGGGCGATCCTGACCAGCCTGGCCGGGCTGGTCGCGCAGGCCCTGGACCGGGCCCTGATCTACGACGCGAAACACCGGCTGGCACACGGACTGCAGGAGGCCCTGCTGCCGCACTCGCTGCCCGAGTTGTCCGGCATCGAGGCCGCCGCGCGCTATCTGCCCGCCACCCGGGGCATGGACATCGGCGGAGACTTCTACGACCTGGTACCGGCCCGGGGCGGGGCGGCCGCGGTGATCGGGGACGTCCAGGGCCACAACGTGACGGCGGCCGGGCTCATGGGACAGGTCCGCACCGCGGTCCGCGCGTACACGGCCGTCGGCCAGACGCCCGAGGAGGTGGTGCGCAGCACCAACCGGCTGCTGATCGACCTGGGCACCGAACTGTTCGCCAGCGCGCTGTACCTGCGGCTCGACCCGGGGCGCGGGCGGGCGGTGCTGGCCCGCGCGGGTCACCCGCCGCCTCTGCTGCGCCGTCCGGACGGGCGGGTGGGGGTGCTGGAGGTTCCCGGCGGGCCCCTGCTGGGCATCGACCCCTCGGCCGAGTATCCCCGCACGGAGGTCGCCCTCGCCCCCGGCTCCCTGCTCGTCCTCTACACCGACGGCCTGGTGGAGTCCCCCGACGTCGATTTCGAGGACGCCCTCGCCGACCTGGCACACCGGCTGTCCGAGGCCGGGGACCTGGCTCTGGACGAGCTCGCCGACCACCTGGTGCGGCACGAGGCGGACGCGGGAGAACGCCTCGACGACATCGCACTGATGCTGCTGCGAGCTCGGGACTGACGCGGGGCGCCCGGCCGACGGGACGGGGGCGTGGGCCGGGGGCCGGGCGCGGTCGGAGGCAGACGGGGCGAGCGGGGGCGACGGCCCGGGACCGCGGTGCGGAGCCGAGGTGTACGGCGATGCACAGCCCGGGCACGGAACCGCGGCGCGGAGCCCCCGCGTACGCCCCCTCGCGTACGGCGCAGGCCCCCGCTGCGGAGAGTGCGGCGGTCCGGTCCTCCCGCCGGAGGGCCGGACCGCCGACCGCCGGTCGGCCCCGTGGGGGGCCGGCCGGTGGTTTCCGCGCCGGTGCGGAAGGTACGGGGAGGGAGTTCCGGGGTCAGCCGGTCAGGCCGGAGCCGTCCCCGCCGCCCACGCCCGTGCCGTCACCGGCACCCCCGGCACCGGTACCGGCTCCGCCGGCGCCGTCCTGCTCGCCGCCCGGCTCGTCACCCCCGCCGACGGCGTCGCCGCCCCCGGCCTCTTCTCCGCCGGCCTGGTCACCGGCGCCGGCCTCCTCGCCGCCCGCCTGGTCGCCCGCGCCGGCCTCCTCGCCGCCGGCCCCGTCGCCCGCGCCGCCCGCCGCGTCGCCGCCCAGGGTGGCGCCGACGGCCTCCAGAGCCGTGGTGACCGGCTGGAAGAAGGTCTCGCCGCCGACCGCGCAGTCGCCGCTGCCGCCCGAGGTCAGACCTATCGCGAGGCCGTCCTGGGTGAAGAGGGAGCCGCCGCTGTCGCCGGGTTCGGCGCACACGTCGGTCTGGATGAGGCCGGTGACCGTCCCCTCGGGGTAGTTGACGGTGGCGTCCAGGCCGAGGACCTGCCCGTCGGCCAGTCCGGTCGTGCTGCCCATGCGGAAGACCTGCTGACCGACCGTCGCCTCCGCGGCCTGACTGATCTGGATGGTCTGGTTCCCGAGGTTGACCTCGCTCGGCGCCTCGGTCGCCGGGTCGTCGTACCTGACGAGCGCGAAGTCGCCCTCGCCGGGGAAGACCGCCTGGTCGACGGTGGCGATCGGCTGCCCGCCCTGCGCGTCGGACCACTGGTCGTCCGCGACGCCGCAGTGACCGGCCGTCAGGAAGGCGGGAGAGCCGTCGCCCGCGGTGACGTTGAAGCCCAGTGAGCAGCGCGCGCCGCCGCCGAAGATGGCGTCGCCGCCCGACACGAAGGTCTTGAAGGTGCCGGTGGACTTCGTGATGGTCGCCATGCCGGAGCCGAGGCTGTCGACGGTGGACTCCAGCCGGTCCCACTCGGCGCCGGTGACGGTGCTGTCGGCGGTCACCCGAATCTTGTTGGTGCGCGGGTCGATCGCCCACGAGGTGCCCGGGATGGTCGCCTCGGACTTCAGCGTCCGCGCGCCGGTCCGCAGCTCGCCCATGCTGTTGTCGACCTCGCGGACCTCCGCGCCCGCCTTCTTCGCCTGCACGATGACCTGGTTGTTGTCACCGGGTACGACGTTGACGACGAGCTGCTGCTCGCCTGCGTCGTAGTAGGAGCCGGCGAAGGCGTCGCCGAGCAGGCCGGCGAGCTGCGAGGCGAGATCCGAGGCGTCCCCCGCCTTCAGTGTCCTCGGCGCCGCCGCGGCGTCGTCCGAGGACCCGCCGTCCTGCGAGGCGTTGGCGTTCGGCAGCAGGATGGCGGCCGCGCCGAGCGCCACCACACCGCCTGCCGCCATCGCGGCCCTGCGCTTCGGGATTCGCTTGTGACTCAACCTTCTCGACCTCCTGGGACGGGGTCCGTGCCGCCGGTCCGGCGGCTGTCGGGGGGCGCCTGGATGGCTGTTGGTACGCACGGGCCGGACGGGCCGTTCAATCGGACCGGATCAACACACTCCGCGTTCGGTCGGCGACGCTCTGTTCCGATCACCGAGCGGAATCCCTGCTTCAGTGAATCTGCACATCGAATGCCCAACCCGGTCATCCTCGTTGGGGGATCTGCACAAGTCCGCAGCGCGCCGCACGTCTTTGGGGCGGGTGTGCCGGATTCGCCTGCGTACGGGCAAGGGGTAGCACGGGACGATGTCCACCCTCATGTGAAGAAGTCGCCGCGAAGACGTGCGCGCACCTGCACGGTTGGACGCCCGGACCTCGCAAGTTCCCTGGTGGGACGGGGTGATTGATTGGAAGCGCGGACCGGCCGCGTGCTTTGATCCATCGCACCGCAGGGGCCGCGAGGGCTCCGGAAAGGGGCGCCGGGCACCTGCGGTCGCGGCCGTCATCTGTCCCCAGAGGGGGCCGCTCCCCCCTTGTGAAATGGCTATACGAAGGGAAGTTCCATCATGAACTCCACCCCCCAGGTTGAGACCGTCGAGATCTCCGACGCCGACCTCGACAACGTCTCCGGCGGTCTGTCCGTGAACGCCGTCGGTACCGTCACCGGCCTGGTGGACGGCATCGCCCCGGTCTCCGGCCTGGTCAACACGGCCGTCGGCACCGTCGAGGGTGTCACCGGCCTGAACACGGCCCCGGTCACCGGCCTGGTC
Coding sequences within it:
- a CDS encoding CBS domain-containing protein — its product is MTQYVRDIMTGDPVTVEPQTSVTAVARIMRDRDLGAVLVTDGDRLRGLVTDRDLVVRSVAEGGDPEQTTVAGACSDEVVTVRPDDELNHAVELMREHAVRRVPVVDDGRPVGIVSLGDLAMERDPESALGDISVARPNP
- a CDS encoding SpoIIE family protein phosphatase gives rise to the protein MVSEGAAERESRTPRAKGALRAIASGPDPDERLRRVLEQALVFAGASFTALYTPGENRELLCLAESVGVPRTLYGVRDSYPAAGGSPVADAHRGGRPVWLGPEEFAGSAESRRVPSSGFSLAAVPVRGNGGGCLLALTERPEGFDADDRACLQLIADAVTSPVPAAAGEGDALQPGAFTLAMDTGRVEIGDDILRLFGLAPGEFDGKVETLLGLTVPEDLPSLMSVTEADHMSIGDRELEFRVLQPTGPPKWLRLSGRLLPGGEGRPARLVGTVADASTLRPDVTDVARIQRLAAALATAGTVRDVSHAVVAALRKPLRADRIALAELENDRLVVTVLDPPEPESWPELWRLEWRTEWPDAPVRAMPTLAAALREGRARIWPAGTGGDLEPALADVGPGGLAVLPLPAGGRMAGACLIGWDTPHDFGPDERALLTASAGLAGQALMRAHAFDAEHELVGMLQRQLLPRRLPKLPGAVAVARYLPSTAGLELGGDWYDVIPLPDHHVALVIGDVQGHSAGAATLMGQMRTALRAYAVEGHPPDVVVSHANRLLMDMESDLFATCVYVDLDMEAGSAWCVRAGHPPPVLRHSDGTTEIAEVEGGPPLGVMTQADFPMSPLGLRPGTLIGLTTDGLVESHDADIDEGMHRFAHALAASDPAHLGLVADALLGNARRSDDVALLLVRYDGMALRPLRESWSVWRLPEAVRHARRFTRRTLRSWGVPDDDIDGVLLIVSELVTNALVHTDGKVRLDLTLISGRLRLAVADASPRTPAKPTSIGWEATGGRGILLVEAMSAAWGTLPVSGGKQVWSEVQVGG
- a CDS encoding PP2C family protein-serine/threonine phosphatase → MSDDRPPSPAPPAARESGGQPVLSLALASMMEEVHAHSGAVYLLGADPPLLEMAVMAGLPRAFAAPWERVALHAPIPVADAVRERRLVWVGDGEEMARRYPRVAVVLPYPFALVALPVATESTTYGAVFLTWPGTRPAELSDREREQLTAACARLALRLERATAASLPIQPEPDLLAAPVVGGVPGTLGSLEAVRMVGRLPYGLCSLDLHGRVGFANPAAAELMDIPVSRLLGTHLWTSVPWLNDPVYEDRYRAALLSQQTTSFVALRPPGDWLSFRLYPTRTGLSVRISRARGVSRPGPAEPVPDEAAPPRLVTISQVVSLTGALSEAVGVRDVVQLIADEIAPTVGSQGLIVLASRAGRLHVLGHRGYPDPFTAERFDGTPLTERIPSAQVLRTGVPAFFESWDQLERLYPARRGTHDGFAAWAFLPLIASGRTVGTCVLAYERPHSFTTEERAILTSLAGLVAQALDRALIYDAKHRLAHGLQEALLPHSLPELSGIEAAARYLPATRGMDIGGDFYDLVPARGGAAAVIGDVQGHNVTAAGLMGQVRTAVRAYTAVGQTPEEVVRSTNRLLIDLGTELFASALYLRLDPGRGRAVLARAGHPPPLLRRPDGRVGVLEVPGGPLLGIDPSAEYPRTEVALAPGSLLVLYTDGLVESPDVDFEDALADLAHRLSEAGDLALDELADHLVRHEADAGERLDDIALMLLRARD
- a CDS encoding S1 family peptidase, translating into MSHKRIPKRRAAMAAGGVVALGAAAILLPNANASQDGGSSDDAAAAPRTLKAGDASDLASQLAGLLGDAFAGSYYDAGEQQLVVNVVPGDNNQVIVQAKKAGAEVREVDNSMGELRTGARTLKSEATIPGTSWAIDPRTNKIRVTADSTVTGAEWDRLESTVDSLGSGMATITKSTGTFKTFVSGGDAIFGGGARCSLGFNVTAGDGSPAFLTAGHCGVADDQWSDAQGGQPIATVDQAVFPGEGDFALVRYDDPATEAPSEVNLGNQTIQISQAAEATVGQQVFRMGSTTGLADGQVLGLDATVNYPEGTVTGLIQTDVCAEPGDSGGSLFTQDGLAIGLTSGGSGDCAVGGETFFQPVTTALEAVGATLGGDAAGGAGDGAGGEEAGAGDQAGGEEAGAGDQAGGEEAGGGDAVGGGDEPGGEQDGAGGAGTGAGGAGDGTGVGGGDGSGLTG